In Paenibacillus sp. BIC5C1, a genomic segment contains:
- a CDS encoding X2-like carbohydrate binding domain-containing protein, translated as MKTFLGKLRLMSLTVAVAAVSLGVLAGTIDAAPSDSYQWKNVVTGAGGGFVPGIIFNESEKDLIYARTDIGGAYRWNPANESWIPLTDFVGWDDWNKNGVDALATDPVDPNRVYMAVGTYTNSWDKNNGSILRSTDRGDTWQTTTLPFKVGGNMPGRSMGERLTVDPNKNSILYFGARSGNGLWKSTDYGVTWNKVTSFPNPGTYVEDPTYEYTSDIVGLSWITFDKSTGSAGQATQTIYVGVADKNQSVYRSTNGGTTWSAVAGQPTGYLPHHGELDANGNLYISYSDGAGPYDGEKGDLWKLNTTTGVWTNISPVPSSSSDNYFGYGGLAVDTQHPGTLMVATLNSWWPDANLFRSTDSGATWTRIWEFEGYPNRKMRYTQDISAAPWLTFGTNPAPPEVSPKLGWMIGDLEIDPFDSDRMMYGTGATIYGTKNLTDWDDGNKINISVMAKGVEEIAVLDLISPPSGAHLLSGVGDVSGFRHNNLDQAPATMFTSPNYSSTESLDFAELSPNTMVRVGKADYTADPNAKSIGLSSDGGTTWYKANAEPAGTTGGGTVAISANGNRLVWSTSDKGVHYSTGGNSWTASSGIPAQAKVISDRVNPNKFYGFAAGKVYLSTNGGASFTASAATGLPVEGNADLDAVPGTEGELWFAGGSEEEGPYGLWHSTDSGASFTKLANVEEADSIGFGKAAPGQNVVALYTIAKIDGTRGFFRSDDGGANWVRINDNQHQYARVTTITGDPRLYGRVYLGTNGRGILYADRIGGNNGGEEGGGETPVTSSVITPVNAEFDKNTGNLADIPVTLTLNGNTLSAIRNGSTTLVSGTDYTLSGNQVVLSKKYLASLSKGSAALTFHFSAGNDAILNLTIKDTTAVPAGAIRIEMFNGTTSATGNSINPKIKLTNTGTSAINLSDVKIRYYYTINGAQTQNFFCDWATAGNNNVTGTFSELPTPVTGADSVLEIGFKSSAGSLAAGQSTEIQARFSKTDWTNYTQTDDYSFAPSHTAYADWTKVTGYIAGSLQWGIEP; from the coding sequence ATGAAAACGTTTTTGGGAAAGCTGCGGTTGATGAGTTTGACGGTTGCTGTTGCAGCAGTTTCATTGGGCGTGCTCGCTGGAACAATAGATGCGGCACCGAGTGATTCATACCAGTGGAAAAATGTCGTGACCGGGGCAGGAGGCGGTTTTGTACCGGGGATTATTTTCAATGAGTCAGAGAAGGATTTGATCTATGCCCGGACAGATATCGGGGGAGCCTATCGCTGGAATCCTGCGAATGAAAGTTGGATTCCCCTCACCGATTTTGTCGGCTGGGATGACTGGAACAAAAACGGTGTCGACGCGCTGGCAACAGACCCGGTGGATCCGAATCGAGTGTATATGGCTGTCGGCACGTACACCAATTCATGGGACAAAAACAATGGCTCCATCCTGCGTTCTACGGACCGCGGTGATACTTGGCAGACCACCACTCTTCCGTTCAAAGTCGGCGGTAACATGCCGGGACGCTCCATGGGGGAACGCCTGACTGTTGATCCTAATAAAAATAGCATTTTGTATTTTGGTGCACGTAGTGGCAACGGACTCTGGAAAAGTACGGACTACGGCGTGACCTGGAACAAAGTAACGAGCTTTCCGAATCCGGGCACGTATGTGGAGGACCCGACTTATGAGTATACCAGTGACATCGTGGGTCTTTCTTGGATCACGTTTGACAAATCAACAGGCTCTGCTGGACAGGCAACACAGACCATCTATGTCGGGGTAGCCGACAAAAATCAAAGCGTGTACCGCAGTACGAATGGAGGCACAACGTGGAGCGCTGTTGCTGGACAGCCTACAGGTTATTTACCTCATCACGGGGAACTGGATGCCAATGGAAATCTCTATATTTCATACAGCGATGGTGCAGGCCCTTATGACGGGGAAAAGGGAGACCTCTGGAAATTAAATACGACTACAGGGGTATGGACGAACATTAGTCCAGTGCCGAGCAGCAGCTCAGACAATTATTTTGGATACGGCGGACTGGCTGTAGATACTCAGCATCCTGGTACACTGATGGTGGCAACCCTTAACTCCTGGTGGCCTGACGCAAATCTGTTCCGCAGTACGGACAGTGGAGCTACCTGGACCCGCATCTGGGAATTTGAAGGATATCCAAACCGCAAAATGCGCTATACACAGGATATTTCGGCCGCTCCCTGGTTGACCTTTGGGACGAATCCTGCACCGCCTGAAGTTTCTCCAAAGCTGGGCTGGATGATTGGCGATCTGGAGATTGATCCGTTTGACTCTGACCGCATGATGTATGGGACAGGGGCGACCATCTACGGCACGAAAAATTTGACAGACTGGGATGACGGTAACAAAATCAATATTTCAGTGATGGCCAAAGGAGTCGAGGAGATCGCGGTTCTGGATTTGATCAGCCCGCCAAGTGGGGCACATTTGTTAAGTGGAGTAGGGGATGTCTCGGGATTCCGTCATAACAATTTGGATCAGGCACCAGCTACGATGTTTACCAGCCCCAACTACTCTTCTACGGAAAGTCTGGACTTTGCAGAATTAAGTCCGAATACCATGGTTCGCGTAGGAAAAGCAGACTACACTGCTGATCCGAACGCAAAATCCATTGGTTTATCCAGCGACGGCGGGACCACGTGGTATAAGGCGAACGCAGAGCCTGCCGGTACAACCGGAGGAGGAACCGTAGCTATCTCTGCAAATGGTAACCGACTTGTATGGAGCACGTCAGACAAGGGTGTGCATTATTCCACTGGCGGCAACTCATGGACCGCGAGTTCAGGTATACCCGCACAGGCAAAGGTGATCTCTGACCGGGTAAATCCGAACAAATTCTATGGATTTGCTGCCGGTAAAGTCTATTTGAGCACCAATGGTGGTGCCTCCTTTACTGCATCTGCGGCTACCGGGCTTCCGGTAGAAGGAAATGCCGATCTGGACGCTGTTCCAGGTACGGAAGGCGAACTTTGGTTTGCAGGCGGGAGTGAGGAGGAAGGGCCGTATGGTCTGTGGCATTCCACTGATTCGGGAGCGAGCTTTACCAAGCTTGCGAATGTGGAGGAAGCAGACAGCATCGGTTTTGGTAAAGCGGCACCTGGACAGAACGTGGTCGCGCTGTACACGATTGCTAAGATAGATGGAACACGTGGATTTTTCCGTTCCGATGACGGCGGGGCGAATTGGGTACGGATTAACGATAATCAGCATCAATATGCACGTGTGACCACGATTACAGGTGATCCACGTTTGTATGGAAGAGTGTATCTGGGTACGAATGGACGGGGCATTTTATATGCTGACCGTATTGGTGGGAACAATGGCGGTGAAGAAGGTGGAGGCGAGACTCCGGTAACCAGTTCGGTCATCACACCAGTGAATGCGGAATTTGACAAGAACACAGGCAATCTGGCAGATATTCCTGTCACATTGACACTGAACGGAAACACCCTTAGTGCAATTCGTAATGGGAGTACAACGCTGGTTTCAGGTACGGATTATACATTATCGGGCAATCAGGTTGTGTTGAGTAAAAAATATCTGGCTTCGTTGTCCAAGGGAAGCGCAGCGTTAACGTTCCATTTCAGTGCAGGTAATGATGCGATCCTGAATCTGACTATCAAGGACACGACGGCTGTACCCGCGGGAGCCATTCGAATTGAGATGTTTAATGGAACAACTTCAGCAACAGGTAACTCCATTAATCCCAAGATCAAATTAACGAATACTGGCACTTCGGCCATTAATCTTTCCGATGTCAAAATTCGCTACTATTATACGATCAATGGCGCTCAGACCCAGAACTTTTTCTGTGACTGGGCAACAGCCGGAAATAACAATGTTACAGGGACGTTTAGTGAGCTGCCGACCCCAGTGACCGGAGCGGATTCCGTACTGGAGATTGGGTTCAAATCTTCTGCGGGTTCATTGGCAGCGGGGCAAAGTACTGAAATTCAGGCACGTTTCTCCAAAACAGACTGGACCAACTACACTCAGACGGATGATTATTCGTTTGCTCCAAGTCACACAGCCTACGCCGACTGGACCAAGGTAACTGGATATATCGCCGGAAGTCTTCAATGGGGGATCGAACCTTAG